Proteins encoded within one genomic window of Etheostoma cragini isolate CJK2018 chromosome 21, CSU_Ecrag_1.0, whole genome shotgun sequence:
- the pmp22b gene encoding peripheral myelin protein 22b translates to MLLLLLGIILLHVAGLVLLFVSTIVSVWTTGETGTSDLWTNCTTATGGYHCNPATSGEWIQAVQAVMILSIIFSCLSLFLFFCQLFTLQKGGRFFLTGTFQILASLFVMSGAIIYTVMSPQWVPGTDSFGYSYILAWVAFPLALISGLIYVILRKRE, encoded by the exons ATGCTGCTCCTGCTACTGGGAATCATCCTCCTGCACGTTGCTGGTCTTGTTCTCCTGTTTGTGTCAACAATTGTCAGC GTATGGACAACAGGTGAAACTGGCACCTCAGACCTCTGGACAAACTGTACTACTGCCACTGGAGGATACCACTGTAACCCAGCAACAAGTGGAG AGTGGATTCAAGCGGTACAGGCTGTCATGATCCTGTCCATCATCTTCAGCTGCCTGTCTCTATTCCTTTTCTTCTGCCAGCTCTTCACTTTGCAGAAGGGCGGACGCTTCTTCCTTACTGGAACCTTCCAGATCCTTGCCA GTTTGTTTGTGATGAGCGGAGCCATCATCTATACGGTGATGAGTCCGCAGTGGGTCCCGGGGACGGACAGCTTCGGCTACTCCTACATCCTGGCGTGGGTGGCTTTCCCTTTGGCGCTGATCAGCGGACTCATCTATGTCATCTTGAGGAAGCGAGAATGA